Part of the Candidatus Methylomirabilis limnetica genome, GCAGTTCCTGGTACACAAACGTTTCCAACAATTGCCCAAGGGTGCTACGGTCCAGCCACAGCAACTCGGCGTCAAGGCCAAGCAGAGCGCAGGCCACCCCGGTGTCCCCAAGATGCAACTTTGGCGTCTTGATGAGGCGGCTCAGCCGGTTGCTGTGCCAGGGCGCAAGTTGTTCGAGCAGAAAGACCCGCTCCAGCAGGGTGACATAGTCCTTGATGGTTGGGCGGCTCAACTGGAAGGGTGCCGCGAGATCGCTCACGTTCAGTAGCCGAGCCGTCTGGCCTGCCGCCAGCGCCAGCAGCCGTGGCAGTGCATCGAGCGAGGCGATGCGCGCCAGGTCGCGCACGTCGCGCTGGACCAGCGTCTCGATGTAGTCGCGGTACCATGTGGCACGGCGGCGCGGGATGGCGCGGGCCAGCGCTGCGGGATATCCGCCTGCCGCGATGCGTGCCGCCAGTTCTTTACCCAGCCGCCCGTAGTTGCGTGCCTTGAAGCGACCCTCTAACAGCGCGTTGAGGAATCCCGGTGGGCGACCGGCCAGTTCGCACTGGGCCAGCGGGTGTAGCCGCAGAATCTCCATTCTTCCGGCCAGGGAATCGGCGAGCTTAGGAGCCAGCAGCACGTTTGCCGACCCCGTGAGCAGAAATCGACCGGGGCGGCGTCCGCGATCCACGGCCGCCTTGATGGCGGTGAACAAGGTGGGAACCCGCTGGACCTCGTCCAGAATGGCGTGATCGGGCAGGTCGGCAACGAAACCAACGGGATCGGCAATAGCCGCGCCGAGAGCCACCGCGTCGTCGAAACTGAAGTAGGCGTAGCCTCTGGACTCGGCGATCCCTTGCGCGAGGGTCGTCTTGCCACACTGCCGCGGTCCGTGGATCAGGACAACGGGCGTGTCGGCCAGCGCGTTGATCAGGGCCGAGACGGCAAAACGGGGATGAAGGTGGTTTGTGCTCATGGCGGTCAAAAGTAACTCAAAACGTCGGCTGATTGCAAGGATTATATGCGTCTTATTGTAAGGATGAAGAGGAGCCAAGCGGCCGCCAGGTCGGAAGTTGGCCTAGCAACGCCGGGGAGTGCTCTCCAGCCTTTCGAGTCCGGCTCCTGCTCGCCTTACAGGACCATAGCCGATAGAGAAACTGGCCGCGCTCCTCGCCGCCGTCGGCCTGCGCCGCCTTGGGGGAGGACTTGGAGATCAGGTGGTAGCGGCCGATCGCGATCTCCGCGCTCGGCGGGGGGCTCCAGGTCGAAGGCTAGTGCGGCATCGTAGAAGCGGGCGCGGTCGTAGAGCAGGAAACGGGTCAGTGACCAGAAGCGCTGGCCGAAACGATCGAGCTGAGCCTTCGTATTGTCGAGCTGCGGTCGCAGGCGCTGACGCACGGCCTCGTCGAAGTGCTTGAACAGTGTTCTACGCGTGTCGTCCATCCGCGTGCGGATGCTCTCGTCCATCTCTGCCTGCAGAGCGCGGAACGCGGTGTCGATTCCTACAAGTCAGATAAGCGCCGCGCGTCAGAGCTGCCCATCCATCACAGAATGTACGCGGTCTCATCGTGCTGGCTCAGGTCGAGACCGATCCCCTCCTCCTCATCGCTGACTCTCAGGCCCATCAGCGCATCAACGATCTTGAGCAGGATAATCGTGCCGACGAATGCGAGCGCCATGCTTGCGAGCACCGCGATCGCCTGCACCCCCAACTGGCTGGGATTACCAAAGAACAGCCCATTGGCGCCATCGGGATTGATCGCCTTTGAGGCGAACAGACCGGTTGCCAGGGCTCCCCAGGTCCCGCCAACGCCGTGTACGCCCACGACGTCCAGCGAATCGTCGTAGCCGAGCCGCGCCTTGAGGATACAGGCAGAGTAGCAGAGGACCCCTGCGCCGGCCCCGATGATGATGGCTGATAACGGACCGACGAAGCCGGAGGCGGGGGTGATGGCCACGAGCCCGGCCACGGCGCCGCTGGCCGCCCCCAGAACGGTTGGTTTACCCCTGGAGCTCCACTCCGTAAACATCCAGGCCAGAGTCCCTGCGGCGGCCGCGACGTGCGTTACGACGAAGGCGCTTACAGCCAGCTTGTTGGCGGCGATAGCGCTCCCTGCGTTAAAGCCGAACCAACCGAACCAGAGCAGCGCTGCGCCCG contains:
- a CDS encoding ATP-binding protein encodes the protein MSTNHLHPRFAVSALINALADTPVVLIHGPRQCGKTTLAQGIAESRGYAYFSFDDAVALGAAIADPVGFVADLPDHAILDEVQRVPTLFTAIKAAVDRGRRPGRFLLTGSANVLLAPKLADSLAGRMEILRLHPLAQCELAGRPPGFLNALLEGRFKARNYGRLGKELAARIAAGGYPAALARAIPRRRATWYRDYIETLVQRDVRDLARIASLDALPRLLALAAGQTARLLNVSDLAAPFQLSRPTIKDYVTLLERVFLLEQLAPWHSNRLSRLIKTPKLHLGDTGVACALLGLDAELLWLDRSTLGQLLETFVYQELRRQASWRDDDIRFHHFRDKDGVEVDLVLERGGRELVGVEVKAAATVMASDFRGLRKLREAAGKRFAAGVVLYDGEASLGFGEGLFAVPIRALWELT